The Methylococcus sp. Mc7 genomic sequence TGGGTGATCGTGCTCCTGCGCCGGAGCACCTGCGTCCGGGCGGGACGCAGCCGCTGGATGATGTCCGGCGTTTCGTCCTCGCTGGCGTCGACTACGATCAGATGCACCGCATCGGGCAACGACGCCAGGAACGCCCCGATATTGTCGGCCTCATTGCGGGTGGGAAGAACGACGGTGATGGATTCCAGATTCATGGCTCGCCCTCTTGGTATAGTTAATTTCCAAAATCACGATAAAGACCCGAACCCCATTGGATAACATGCCGATGTTACGAAACGGCTGACTTCGGCGGCGGGCTTTGTCTGCCCAATCCCCTGGCCTATAATTCGCCCTCAGCTTAACGTAAAACAACGCGAAGCGTCTCTTTGTCCCCCTCTCCCGCAAGCGGGAGAGGGCTGGGGTGAGGGGAGCGATCATGGCGACCAGCCGCTTTCATCATCCAGGGCGGCTGCTCGCCATGATCGTTAAACCATGCCGTTCAACCGTAGGAAGCATCATAAAGTGAGCAAATCTTTCATCTTCACTTCGGAGTCCGTCTCCGAAGGTCACCCGGACAAGATCGCAGACCAGGTTTCCGACGCGGTTCTGGATGCGATCCTGGCGCAGGATCCCAAGGCACGCGTGGCCGTGGAAACCCTGGTCAAGACCGGCATGGTCGTACTCGCCGGCGAAGTCACCACCTCCGCCTGGGTGGACACCGAGGAACTGGTGCGCAAGGTCGTGCACGACATCGGCTACGACAACCCCGAAATCGGCTTCGACTGGCAGAGCTGCGCCGTGCTGACGGCGATCGGCAAGCAGTCGCCCGACATCGCCATGGGTGTGGACGAATTCGACAGCCACGAGCAGGGTGCAGGCGACCAGGGCCTGATGTTCGGCTACGCCACCAACGAGACCGACGTGCTGATGCCGGCCCCGATCACCTACGCCCACCGGCTGGTGCAGCGTCAGGCCGAGGTCCGCAAGCACAAGGTGCTGCCCTGGCTGCGGCCGGATGCCAAAAGCCAAGTCACCTTCCGCTACGAGGACGGCAAGCCGGTGGCGGTCGATGCCGTGGTGCTGTCGACCCAGCATGCGCCGGACGTGGAACAAAAGGACATCCGCGAGGCGGTCATGGAAGAGATCATCTACCATGTCCTGCCGAGGGAGTGGCTGCACAAGGACACCAAGTATTTCATCAACCCGACCGGCAGCTTCGTCATCGGCGGCCCGGTCGGCGACTGCGGCCTGACCGGGCGCAAGATCATCGTCGACACGTACGGCGGCATGGCGCGCCACGGCGGCGGCGCCTTCAGCGGCAAGGACCCGTCCAAGGTCGACCGTTCGGCCGCCTACATGGGCCGCTACGTCGCCAAGAACGTCGTGGCCGCCGGCCTGGCCGACCGCTGTGAGATCCAGGTGTCTTACGCCATCGGCGTGGCCGAACCGACCTCGATCAGCATCGAGACCTTCGGCACCGGCAAGATTGCCGAGGAAACCCTGGTCAAGCTGGTGCGCGAACACTTCGACCTGCGTCCGAAGGGCCTGATCACCATGCTGGACCTGCTGCGGCCGATCTACCGTCCGACCGCTGCCTACGGGCACTTCGGACGCACCGAAGGCAGCTTCACCTGGGAGCGGACGGACAAGGCCGAACTGCTGCGTGAAGCGGCGGGCCTGCCGATCGCCTGATTCAGACACCCAGGTTTAAGCCGCCGGTTTTCGGCGGCATTGTCCGCGCCGAGGAGCGCTGCGACGGCCCATCGAAGGGCCGCCAGGCTCGGCGGGGGCAATCGGTTTTCCAACGGCGCTCTGTTTATCTCCACCGGCCGCGGCGGCCGACGGGTAATCAGAGCCTCAGCTCCGGTGGAGAACTGACGAAGAGGAATCCATGAACGCTGTAGCAAACGCCGCATTCGACGACTACAAGGTCGCCGATCTCTCCCTGGCCGGCTGGGGCCGCAAGGAAATCGCCATCGCCGAGACCGAAATGCCGGGACTCATGGCGATCCGCGAGGAATACCGGACCGCCCAGCCGCTCAAGGGCGCCCGCATCGCCGGCTCCCTCCACATGACCATCCAGACCGCGGTGCTGATCGAAACCCTGGCCGCCCTGGGCGCCGAGGTCCGCTGGGCCTCGTGCAACATCTTCTCCACCCAGGATCATGCCGCCGCGGCCATCGCCGCCGAAGGCATCCCTGTGTTCGCCTACAAGGGCGAATCCCTGGAAGAATATTGGGAATACACTCACCGCATCCTGGAATGGCCGGGCGATGCCGGTCCCAACATGATCCTGGACGACGGCGGCGACGCCACGCTGCTGGTGACCCTCGGCGCCCGCGCCGAGAAGGACGCCTCCCTCATCGCCAACCCGACCTGTGAAGAAGAGGAGGTGCTGTTCGCCGCCATCAAAAAGTCGCTGGCGGCAAGGCCGGGCTGGTATTCGAAGATCCAGGCCGGCATCCAGGGCGTCACCGAGGAGACCACCACCGGCGTGCACCGCCTGTACCAGATGCAGGCGGAAGGGCGGCTGCCGTTCCCGGCGATCAACGTCAACGACTCGGTGACCAAGTCCAAGTTCGACAACCTGTACGGCTGCCGTGAATCGCTGGTGGACGGCATCAAGCGCGCCACCGACGTGATGATCGCCGGCAAGATCGCCGTGGTGCTGGGCTACGGCGACGTGGGCAAGGGCTGCGCCCAGTCCCTGCGCGGCCTCGGCGCCACCGTGTGGATCACCGAGATCGATCCGATCTGCGCCCTGCAGGCGGCGATGGAGGGCTACCGGGTCGTGACCATGGACGAGGCCTGCGACAAGGCCGACATCTTCGTCACCGCCACCGGCAACGTGGGCGTCATTACCCACGACCACATGGTGAAGATGAAGGACCAGGCCATCGTCTGCAACATCGGCCACTTCGACTCGGAAATCGAGGTCGCCGCCCTGAAGCGGTATACCTGGGAGAACATCAAGCCGCAGGTCGATCACATCATCTTCCCCTCAGGCCGCCGCATCATCCTGCTGGCCGAGGGTCGGCTGGTGAACCTGGGCTGCGCCACGGGACACCCCTCCTTCGTGATGTCCAACTCCTTCACCAACCAGACCCTGGCGCAGATCGAGCTGTTCTGCCACGGCGGGAAGTACGAGAACGAGGTGTACGTGTTGCCCAAGCACCTGGACGAGAAGGTGGCGCGGCTGCACCTGAAAAAGATCGGGGCGGCGCTGACGGTACTGAGTGCGGAACAGGCGGCGTACATCGGCGTGCCGGTGGAAGGGCCATACAAGCCGGGCCACTATCGCTACTGATAGCTCAAAAGGCTGTTTCGTACGCATCGAAACCCGGAATTCCCGGGTTTCGATCGGAAATTCCGAGCACCTCGATCCGAAATCCTGCCCCCTGCACGATTTCGTTTTCCTCCACATGAAAGCCGCAGCAACCTTGCTCACCCTCTCCGCTTGGGAGAGGGCCGGGGTGAGGGGGAGTGCAATGAAGACTCAACAGAAATATCCGCGGGAATTCAGCTTCGAGTTCTTTCCGCCGAAAACCGAAGAGGCGGCGGTGAACCTGCGCCGCACATTGAACAAGCTCGCGCCGCTCAAGCCGCGCTTCTGCTCGGTGACCTTCGGCGCCGGCGGCTCGACGCGCGAGAAGACCTTCGAAACGGCGCTGGAGATTCAGCAGACCACAGGCATCGAGTGCGCTCCACACCTGTCCTGCATCGCCTCCACCCGCCAGAGCATCCGTGAGATCCTCGAAGCCTACCGTTCGCATGGCATCCGCCACATCGTGGCGCTGCGGGGAGACATGCCCTCCGGCATGCTGTCAGCGGGCGAATTCCGCTATGCCAACGAACTGGTGGAATTCATCCGTGCCGAAACGGGGAACCATTTCCACATCGAGGTGGCCTGCTACCCGGAAGTCCATCCCCAGGCGGCCAGCGCCGAGAGCGACCTGAAGAATTTCAAGCGCAAGGTGGATGCCGGCGCCGACAGCGCCATCACCCAGTATTTCTACAATCCCGAAGCCTATTTCCGGTTCGTCGATGACTGCGAACGGCTCGGTGTCGACATCCCGGTCGTGCCGGGCATCATGCCGATCACCAATTATTCGCAACTGGCGCGGTTTTCCGACATGTGCGGCGCCGACATCCCGCGCTGGATCCGCAAACGGCTGGAGGCCTTCGGCGACGACCGCAGGGCGATCCGGGCCTTCGGTCTGGAGGTGGTGACGGAGCTGTGCCGGCGGCTGCTGGAGCAAGGGGCTCCCGGCTTGCATTTCTACACGCTGAACCGGGCGGAAGCCTGCCTCGATGTCTGGAAAGCGCTGGAGCTGGGATCGGCCTGAGGGGAGGGGCGGATACGGCCGGCCGGCGCTCCCGGATCAAGTCCGGGACAGGCTCCGTCCGCCTTTTGAAAATCAAGCAGCGTCGACGAGGGCGTTGCGCAGCTTCTTCATCGCGCTGCTCTCGAGCTGGCGGATGCGCTCGGCGGAGACGTTGTAGCGCGCCGCCAGATCGTGCAGCGTCAGCTTGTCTTCGCTGAGCCAGCGGCTGGCCACGATGTCGCGGCTGCGGTCGTCGAGCTGGCCGATGGCTTGCTGCAGTCTCTCCTGCTGGCGGTTTTCCCATTCGCTGTGCTCGATGAGCAGCGCCGGGTCCGCCCCCTCCTGCTGGAGATAATGGATGGGTGCGTGGCCCTCGCGGTCGTCGCCGTCATCCTCCCCGTGCGCCTCGAGCGCCATGTCCGGATTGTTCAGCCGGTTTTCCATCTTGTAGACGTCCTCGACGTCCACGCCCAGCTCCTCCGCAACCGCTGCGGCCTCCTCGGGGGTGAGCCAGCCCAGCCGGTTCTTCATCTTGCGCAGGTTGAAGAACAACTTGCGCTGGGCCTTGGTGGTGGCGATCTTTACGATGCGCCAGTTCTGGATGATGAATTCGTGGATCTCGGCGCGGATCCAGTGCACCGCGAACGAAACCAGCCGCACGCCGACGTCCGGATCGTAGCGCTTGACCGCCTTCATCAGACCGATGTTGCCCTCCTGGATCAGGTCGGCCAGCGGCAGGCCGTAGCCGAGGTAACCCCGCGCGATGTAGGCCACGAAACGCAGGTTCGCCAGCACCAGGCGCCGGGCGGCCTCCAGGTCCTGCTCGTCGCGGAAACGGATGGCCAGTTCCCGCTCCTCGTCGGCATCCAGCCGCGGCAGGCGGTTCACCGCGGCGAAATAATCGTCGATGGAGCCGAGGGGCAAATTGGTCGGGAGAGTCAATTCGTGAGTCATGGAATGCCCTGTTGTGATGGGGATGGGTTTTAGCACTCGTCCCATTTGAGTGCCAAAACTAGCGCAAGTTCCTTGCTTCGGCAAGCCCTCGCGCCTGCCGCTCACTCGGGACGCATGTCCCGCAGGTGCTGGATGAGCACGGCGAAGGCGCCGGCTATCCCTAAGAAACAGGCGATACCGATCAGCGCCATCGTCTCCTGAAAACCGAGAAAGGCCAGGGAAAAGTCGCTGCCGTAGAGCACGTTGAGCTGGCGGATCGGCGCCCTGACGATCAGCAGCATGACGCCGACGACGATCCACGCGCCGATGCTGCCGAGGAAGCCGTACCAGAAACCGGTATAGAGAAAAGGCCGCCGGATGAACCGGTCGGTCGCGCCCAGCAGCTTCTGCACGATGATTTCCTCGCGGCGGCCGTACAGCTCCAGGCGGATGGTGTTGCCGATGATGAACACCACCGCGGCCGCCAGCAATGCCCCGAGGACGCCGAAACTGCGTTCGGCGACCTGGAGCATGGCATGGAGACGGTGCATCCACTGGATGTCGCTCTGCACCATATCGACTTCGGGCAGGGCTTTGAGTTCGGCGACGAGGCGTTCCACCTGCCCGGGCTGGGCCAGCGAATCCTTGGGACGTATGCCGATCACCACCGGCAGCGGGTTGAAATTCAAGGCCGACAAGGCTTCGCCGAAACCGCTGTAGGTCTTCAATTGCTCGATTCCGGCTTCCTTGGTGACGAGCCGCGTCTCGGCGATCTGGGCGTGGCTTTTCAGCCGGTCAGCCAGCTTGCGTCCGGCATCGTTGGACAGATCGGGCTTGAGGTAAAGCGAAATCTCGTTGGTCGCCTCCAGGTCTCCGCCGACCAGGCGGAGGTTCTTCACCAGCACGTGAAAACTGGTGGGCAGCGCCAGCGTGGCGGCGATGACCAGGAGGGTGAGCGCCATGGCGAAAGGCGTGCGCCGCATCCGCCACAGCGCCTCCTTCGCGGTCTGCACGTGCGAAACCAGGTAGCTCTGCAGCCGGTCGACCAGGGTCGGACCGCTGCGTCTCCGGGGCGCGGGCGGCGCGACCCGCCGCTGAGCACGACGGCGCTGCCGTCTCATGCCCCCACCTCCGACAGGCTTCCGCGCTGCAGGCGCAAGACCCGCCCCCCAGCCCGCGAGATCAGCTGTTCGTCGTGGCTGGCGATGAGCAGGGTCACGCCGAGATCGTTGAAATCGCGGAAGATGTCCATGACCTCCCGCGCGGCCTCCGGATCGAGGTTGCCGGTGGGCTCGTCGGCGAGGATGAAGTCCGGCTTGTGGACGATCGCCCGGGCGATGCCGACGCGCTGCTGCTCGCCCCCGGACAGGGTCTGCGGCAGCCGCTTCTCCTTGGACAAGAGCCCCACCTTGCCGAGTGCCGCACGCACCCGCCGGCTGACCTCGCCCGGGTTGAATCCGGCGATGACCAGCGGCAAAGCGACATTCTCGAACACGGAGCGGTCGTACAGCAGCTTGTAGTCCTGAAAGATCAGGCCGAGCTTGCGCCGGATATAGGGAATCTCCCGGTTGGAGGCATGGGTGATGTTCCGGCCGTCCAGCACGATCTGGCCGCGCGTGGCCCGCTCGATCACGGCGACCAGCTTGAGCAGAGTGCTCTTGCCGGCCCCCGAATGGCCGGTGAGGAACACCCGCTCGCCGCGACCGATGTGGAAGCTGACGTCGTGCAGGGCTTCGCCGAACTCGGGATAGCGCTTGTAGACCTCTTTGAATTCCAGCACGGCCTCAATGCAAGCGGGCGGTCCCGCTCGTCTCTTCCTCGGCGAACAGGGCGTCGATGAACTGGGTGGCATCGAAGTCGCGCAGATCGTCGATGCCTTCCCCGATGCCGATGAAGCGTATGGGGATTCCGAACTGCTGCGCCAGCGCGAAGATCACCCCGCCTTTGGCGGTGCCGTCCAGCTTGGTCAATGCCAGCCCTGTCAGGCCGACCGCCTCGTTGAACAGCTTGGCCTGGGACATGGCGTTCTGGCCGGTGCCCGCGTCCAGCACCAGCAGCACCTCGTGCGGCGCGGTCTCGTCGAGACGGCCGATGATGCGCTTGATCTTGCTCAGCTCTTCCATCAGGTTCGACTTGGTGTGCAGCCGGCCCGCGGTATCGGCGATCAGCACGTCGACCCCGCGCGCCTTGGCGGCCTCCACGGCGTCGTAGATCACCGAAGCCGAATCGGCCCCGCTGTGCTGGGCGATCACCGCGATCCTATTGCGTTCGCCCCAGGTCTGGAGCTGCTCGACGGCGGCGGCGCGGAAGGTGTCCCCGGCGGCCAGCATGACGCTGTGGCCCTCGTTCTGCAGCCGTTTGGCGAGCTTGCCGATGGTCGTGGTCTTGCCCACGCCGTTGACCCCCACCACCAGAATGACGAAGGGCCGGACCTCCGGCGGGATGACCAGCGGCACGCTGCAGGGGCGGACGATGTCGAGCAGGCGGCCGCGCAGACGGTTACGCAGGGATTCGCCGTCGGCCAGTTCCTGCTTCTCCAGGCCCGAGCCCAGATCCGCGACGATTTCCCGAGTCACGTTGACGCCGACGTCGGCCATCAGCAATTGCTCTTCGATCTCGTCCAGCAACTCGCGGTCGATGCGGCCCCGGCCCAGGGCGGCAAGCAAGCCGGTCAGGCCGCTGCGGGTCTTGCCGAGCTGGCCGCGCAGGCGCTCGAACAGGGTCTCCGGCGCAGGCAGCGGAGGTACCGCCTCGACCGGCGGGCGCACCGGCACCACTTCGGGCACGGCGGCCGCCGCCGGCAGGCGCCGGCGCAGGTAGACGTTGATATGCACCACGTTGAGCAGCAGCAGCGCCGCCACGGCCTGGTGCGCGACGGCGACCGCCACCGGCAGCCGCATCAGGACGCTCAGTACGCCGAGGCCGACCTGCAGCAGCAACAGGAAGCTCAGCAGCACCGCCGGCTTGCTGATCGGGGCCGCATTGCGGTTGGAACTGGCCCCCATGGCCAAGAGGCTCAGAACCAGGAACACCGCCACGGCGCCGAGCCGGTGCGCGAAATGGATGGCCGCCCGCGCCTCGACCGGCAGCACCCCTCCCGCGTAGTCGGCGGCAATGTTCGGCCAAAGCGTGAAGCCGTGCCGCCAGTCCACCTCCGGCCAGGGCTGGCCCAGGCAGGTCGGAAAGTCCGGGCAGGCGAGGCCGGCACGCTGGGCCTCGGTCCAGCCGCCCAAGGCGATTTCGGCCAGCAGCAGTACCAAGCCGACCCGCGCCAGAAGGCGCAAGCCCGGTGCTCCCCGCACGGCCGCGTCGTCCACCCCCGGCTTGACGCCCAGATACAGCCAGTAAGCGCAGCCAAGGGTCAGAAATCCGCTGAACAGGTGTGCGGCGGAAACCAGAGGCATCGGCGTGGCGTAGTGCCCCCACAAACCCAGCGCTGCCTGTACCCCCACCAATACCAGCAGTACCGCCAACAGCGACGCCGCCCTGCCGCGGTGGGCCGGCAGCCACCAAACCATGGCGATCAGGACCAACACCAGCACGCCGAAAGCGCCGCCCAGATAAAGGTGGACCCAGCCCAGCCACAGCCATTTCAGCGCCTTGCCGCCGACCGCGGCCATCATCGCGGCGGACTGCTCGTCGACGACGGGCGCACCGTAGCAGCCGGGCCAGGCCGGGCAGCCGAGGCCGGCGTCGGCGATGCGGAGGAAAGCGCCGATCAGCAGCGCGCCCAATAGGAGGATCAGACCGAGAAAAGTGAGCTTTCTGAACATGGCATGTTGTTGTGAGTTATGGGCCATCCGGCGTCAGCCGATCTGGGAGGCGCGTAGCAGGTGCTTGAGGTCCTTCAGCACGCCGTACGGATCGAAATCCGCATCGTAATACATCATCAGGTTGCCGAGCGGATCGAGCAGGAGAATCTGGCCCGGCTGCAGCGGGCCGCCGGCCGCCTTTTCCAGCTTTTCCCGTAAGGCGGGCGCGAGTCCGGCCACGGCCAGGAATTCGTCCTG encodes the following:
- the ftsY gene encoding signal recognition particle-docking protein FtsY produces the protein MFRKLTFLGLILLLGALLIGAFLRIADAGLGCPAWPGCYGAPVVDEQSAAMMAAVGGKALKWLWLGWVHLYLGGAFGVLVLVLIAMVWWLPAHRGRAASLLAVLLVLVGVQAALGLWGHYATPMPLVSAAHLFSGFLTLGCAYWLYLGVKPGVDDAAVRGAPGLRLLARVGLVLLLAEIALGGWTEAQRAGLACPDFPTCLGQPWPEVDWRHGFTLWPNIAADYAGGVLPVEARAAIHFAHRLGAVAVFLVLSLLAMGASSNRNAAPISKPAVLLSFLLLLQVGLGVLSVLMRLPVAVAVAHQAVAALLLLNVVHINVYLRRRLPAAAAVPEVVPVRPPVEAVPPLPAPETLFERLRGQLGKTRSGLTGLLAALGRGRIDRELLDEIEEQLLMADVGVNVTREIVADLGSGLEKQELADGESLRNRLRGRLLDIVRPCSVPLVIPPEVRPFVILVVGVNGVGKTTTIGKLAKRLQNEGHSVMLAAGDTFRAAAVEQLQTWGERNRIAVIAQHSGADSASVIYDAVEAAKARGVDVLIADTAGRLHTKSNLMEELSKIKRIIGRLDETAPHEVLLVLDAGTGQNAMSQAKLFNEAVGLTGLALTKLDGTAKGGVIFALAQQFGIPIRFIGIGEGIDDLRDFDATQFIDALFAEEETSGTARLH
- the ahcY gene encoding adenosylhomocysteinase; protein product: MNAVANAAFDDYKVADLSLAGWGRKEIAIAETEMPGLMAIREEYRTAQPLKGARIAGSLHMTIQTAVLIETLAALGAEVRWASCNIFSTQDHAAAAIAAEGIPVFAYKGESLEEYWEYTHRILEWPGDAGPNMILDDGGDATLLVTLGARAEKDASLIANPTCEEEEVLFAAIKKSLAARPGWYSKIQAGIQGVTEETTTGVHRLYQMQAEGRLPFPAINVNDSVTKSKFDNLYGCRESLVDGIKRATDVMIAGKIAVVLGYGDVGKGCAQSLRGLGATVWITEIDPICALQAAMEGYRVVTMDEACDKADIFVTATGNVGVITHDHMVKMKDQAIVCNIGHFDSEIEVAALKRYTWENIKPQVDHIIFPSGRRIILLAEGRLVNLGCATGHPSFVMSNSFTNQTLAQIELFCHGGKYENEVYVLPKHLDEKVARLHLKKIGAALTVLSAEQAAYIGVPVEGPYKPGHYRY
- the ftsX gene encoding permease-like cell division protein FtsX; this translates as MRRQRRRAQRRVAPPAPRRRSGPTLVDRLQSYLVSHVQTAKEALWRMRRTPFAMALTLLVIAATLALPTSFHVLVKNLRLVGGDLEATNEISLYLKPDLSNDAGRKLADRLKSHAQIAETRLVTKEAGIEQLKTYSGFGEALSALNFNPLPVVIGIRPKDSLAQPGQVERLVAELKALPEVDMVQSDIQWMHRLHAMLQVAERSFGVLGALLAAAVVFIIGNTIRLELYGRREEIIVQKLLGATDRFIRRPFLYTGFWYGFLGSIGAWIVVGVMLLIVRAPIRQLNVLYGSDFSLAFLGFQETMALIGIACFLGIAGAFAVLIQHLRDMRPE
- the metF gene encoding methylenetetrahydrofolate reductase [NAD(P)H]; translation: MKTQQKYPREFSFEFFPPKTEEAAVNLRRTLNKLAPLKPRFCSVTFGAGGSTREKTFETALEIQQTTGIECAPHLSCIASTRQSIREILEAYRSHGIRHIVALRGDMPSGMLSAGEFRYANELVEFIRAETGNHFHIEVACYPEVHPQAASAESDLKNFKRKVDAGADSAITQYFYNPEAYFRFVDDCERLGVDIPVVPGIMPITNYSQLARFSDMCGADIPRWIRKRLEAFGDDRRAIRAFGLEVVTELCRRLLEQGAPGLHFYTLNRAEACLDVWKALELGSA
- the metK gene encoding methionine adenosyltransferase; amino-acid sequence: MSKSFIFTSESVSEGHPDKIADQVSDAVLDAILAQDPKARVAVETLVKTGMVVLAGEVTTSAWVDTEELVRKVVHDIGYDNPEIGFDWQSCAVLTAIGKQSPDIAMGVDEFDSHEQGAGDQGLMFGYATNETDVLMPAPITYAHRLVQRQAEVRKHKVLPWLRPDAKSQVTFRYEDGKPVAVDAVVLSTQHAPDVEQKDIREAVMEEIIYHVLPREWLHKDTKYFINPTGSFVIGGPVGDCGLTGRKIIVDTYGGMARHGGGAFSGKDPSKVDRSAAYMGRYVAKNVVAAGLADRCEIQVSYAIGVAEPTSISIETFGTGKIAEETLVKLVREHFDLRPKGLITMLDLLRPIYRPTAAYGHFGRTEGSFTWERTDKAELLREAAGLPIA
- the rpoH gene encoding RNA polymerase sigma factor RpoH, coding for MTHELTLPTNLPLGSIDDYFAAVNRLPRLDADEERELAIRFRDEQDLEAARRLVLANLRFVAYIARGYLGYGLPLADLIQEGNIGLMKAVKRYDPDVGVRLVSFAVHWIRAEIHEFIIQNWRIVKIATTKAQRKLFFNLRKMKNRLGWLTPEEAAAVAEELGVDVEDVYKMENRLNNPDMALEAHGEDDGDDREGHAPIHYLQQEGADPALLIEHSEWENRQQERLQQAIGQLDDRSRDIVASRWLSEDKLTLHDLAARYNVSAERIRQLESSAMKKLRNALVDAA
- the ftsE gene encoding cell division ATP-binding protein FtsE; this encodes MLEFKEVYKRYPEFGEALHDVSFHIGRGERVFLTGHSGAGKSTLLKLVAVIERATRGQIVLDGRNITHASNREIPYIRRKLGLIFQDYKLLYDRSVFENVALPLVIAGFNPGEVSRRVRAALGKVGLLSKEKRLPQTLSGGEQQRVGIARAIVHKPDFILADEPTGNLDPEAAREVMDIFRDFNDLGVTLLIASHDEQLISRAGGRVLRLQRGSLSEVGA